In Tripterygium wilfordii isolate XIE 37 chromosome 15, ASM1340144v1, whole genome shotgun sequence, one DNA window encodes the following:
- the LOC119980015 gene encoding growth-regulating factor 8-like: MDVKGTTKSGFLDLEKGTASESSELCTDHTEMSHQYLHQETQFLTCDESTICGGSGGDIYDVVGAGSTPPSRTVNPFSSSSGEMAAAESVNVRGAPFTEAQWQELERQTIIYKYLMASVPVPSELLIPIITKTTTSSSSVPPSSISTSISTNTNKADPEPWRCKRTDGKKWRCSRDVAPDQKYCERHSHKTRPRSRKPVELNADEYSTKRINFSHHHNYNNMVSATQYDQPRGLEWLMRGESISTQEWQQMGDNSIGFNKFAPLEAALNANQAVETQTRETRHFIDEIDHKNSGGYGAETERFSMNSSSSGGLWMGGSAPGGPLAEALCLGIASSSSNNSKCSSSGDGDQLGSNSIN, translated from the exons AACAACAAAGAGTGGTTTTTTGGATTTAGAGAAAGGAACAGCAAGTGAAAGTAGTGAACTTTGTACGGATCATACTGAGATGTCTCATCAATACTTGCATCAAGAAACCCAGTTTTTAACATGCGATGAGAGTACTATTTGTGGTGGTAGTGGTGGTGATATATACGATGTTGTTGGTGCTGGTTCTACTCCTCCTTCAAGGACTGTGAACCCTTTTAGCAGTTCTTCAG GAGAAATGGCAGCAGCAGAGTCTGTGAATGTGAGAGGAGCCCCTTTCACAGAAGCTCAGTGGCAAGAGCTTGAGAGACAGACCATAATTTACAAGTACTTGATGGCCTCTGTTCCTGTACCTTCAGAGCTCCTAATCCCCATCATCACAAAGACTACCACTTCATCATCAAGTGTTCCTCCAAGCTCCATCTCTACAA GCATTTCAACAAACACCAACAAGGCGGATCCAGAGCCATGGAGGTGCAAGAGGACAGATGGCAAGAAATGGAGGTGCTCGAGAGACGTGGCTCCTGATCAGAAATACTGCGAACGGCACTCTCACAAGACTCGTCCTCGTTCAAGAAAGCCTGTGGAATTGAATGCGGACGAATATTCCACAAAAAGGATAAATTTTTCTCACCATCATAATTACAATAACATGGTCTCTGCTACACAATATGACCAACCCAG GGGCTTGGAGTGGTTAATGAGAGGGGAGAGTATTAGTACTCAAGAATGGCAACAAATGGGTGATAATAGTATTGGGTTTAACAAATTTGCTCCTTTGGAGGCAGCTTTGAATGCAAACCAGGCAGTAGAGACGCAGACAAGAGAGACAAGGCATTTCATTGATGAAATTGATCACAAAAATAGCGGTGGTTATGGAGCTGAAACTGAAAGGTTTTCAATGAATAGTAGCAGTAGTGGTGGTCTATGGATGGGTGGTTCTGCTCCTGGTGGACCATTAGCGGAGGCCTTGTGCCTTGGCATTGCGagtagcagcagcaacaacagcaaGTGTTCTAGTAGTGGAGATGGTGATCAATTAGGAAGCAATTCCATTAACTAA
- the LOC120016803 gene encoding glucan endo-1,3-beta-glucosidase 11-like produces MEVCRFFYCSSMAVLLISGLMFPAMVASLGINYGQIGNNLPTPETVVHLVKAIGATKIKLYDTNPRILKAFANTGVEFIVMLPNECLSDMRDPKEAQNWVKQNVQAYLPATKITCISVGNEILTYNDTSLSNHLIPAMQSMQSAVVTLGLDKQVTITTTHSLAVLETSYPPSAGAFRRDLVACFTKILDFHVKTGSPFLINAYPYFAYKNNPKQVSLDFVLFQPNQGVLDPTSNLRYDNMLFAQIDAVYSALASLGYKNLTVHISETGWPSKGDGDEAGATPEYAKKYNGNLLKVISQKKGTPMKPNYDLNIYVFALFNENMKPGPTSERNYGLFKPDGTPVYNLGISTANVISTNTSAGGGVNVNSSTPQPPNGYLSITSDAERRGPMTSLFFWVSWTLCLVCLSFRLVLSDLRILMI; encoded by the exons ATGGAGGTCTGTAGATTCTTCTACTGTTCTTCAATGGCGGTTCTGTTAATCTCAG GATTAATGTTTCCGGCGATGGTTGCTTCACTTGGGATCAACTATGGACAAATCGGAAACAATCTGCCGACGCCGGAGACTGTTGTGCATCTCGTGAAGGCGATCGGAGCAACAAAGATCAAGCTCTACGACACGAATCCACGAATACTAAAAGCATTTGCAAATACTGGAGTGGAGTTCATCGTTATGCTTCCGAACGAGTGCTTGTCGGACATGAGAGACCCCAAGGAAGCTCAAAATTGGGTGAAGCAGAATGTTCAGGCCTACCTTCCGGCAACTAAAATCACTTGCATTTCCGTTGGAAACGAAATACTCACCTACAACGACACCTCCCTCTCCAATCACCTCATTCCGGCGATGCAGAGCATGCAATCGGCGGTCGTGACTCTTGGACTAGACAAGCAGGTCACAATCACCACGACCCACTCATTGGCCGTCCTGGAGACCTCATATCCACCGTCTGCCGGAGCATTCCGGCGAGATCTGGTCGCTTGCTTCACTAAAATCCTGGACTTCCACGTCAAAACAGGGTCTCCGTTTTTAATCAATGCGTACCCTTACTTCGCGTACAAGAACAATCCAAAGCAAGTCTCGCTCGATTTCGTCCTCTTTCAGCCAAATCAAGGAGTTCTCGATCCGACCTCGAACCTTCGCTACGACAACATGCTTTTCGCCCAAATCGACGCCGTTTATTCTGCACTCGCTTCGTTAGGGTACAAGAATCTCACCGTTCACATATCGGAGACGGGATGGCCGTCGAAAGGAGACGGAGACGAAGCCGGAGCGACACCTGAGTATGCGAAAAAGTACAACGGTAATCTACTCAAAGTAATCTCTCAGAAGAAGGGCACTCCGATGAAGCCTAATTATGATTTGAACATCTACGTTTTTGCCCTGTTTAACGAGAACATGAAGCCCGGACCGACGTCGGAGAGGAATTACGGTTTGTTTAAGCCTGACGGGACTCCGGTTTATAACCTCGGAATCAGCACGGCCAACGTTATAAGTACTAACACCAGTGCCGGTGGTGGAGTTAATGTCAATTCGAGCACCCCACAGCCGCCGAATGGTTATTTGTCCATTACTTCGGACGCG GAGAGACGTGGACCTATGACATCTTTGTTCTTCTGGGTAAGCTGGACCTTGTGCCTTGTTTGCTTGTCCTTTCGGCTTGTTTTGTCTGATTTGAGAATCCTCATGATCTAA
- the LOC120016802 gene encoding granule-bound starch synthase 1, chloroplastic/amyloplastic-like, whose product MATVTASHFISRTSHVNPAGSETRPNVTQIGLKNQTMTHSGLRSLNMVDRLQMRTQVKALAREASSNGPTAVNDKPSNKIVCSQGMNLVFVGAEVGPWSKTGGLGDVLGGLPPAMAARGHRVMTVSPRYDQYKDAWDTSVVVEINVGDKVETVRFFHCYKRGVDRVFVDHPLFLAKVWGKTGSKIYGPVAGTDYQDNQLRFSLLCKAALEAPRVLNLNSSKHFSGPYGEDVLFIANDWHTALLPCYLKTIYKPMGIYKTAKVVFCIHNIAYQGRFSFSDFSLLNLPSEFRSSFDFIDGYEKPVKGRKINWMKAGVLESDRVLTVSPYYAQELMSGVQKGVELDNIIRKTGITGIVNGMDVQEWNPASDKYIDVRYNATTVMVAKPLLKEALQAYVGLPVDRNVPLFGFIGRLEEQKGSDILAAAIPKFIGENVQIVILGTGKKAMEKEIQQLETLFPGKAVGVAKFNIPLAHMIIAGADFMLIPSRFEPCGLIQLHAMRYGTIPVVASTGGLVDTVKEGYTGFQMGAFNVECEAVDPLDVIKIAKTVVKAVAIYGTAAMKEMIQNCMAQELSWKGPARLWEKILLNLDVAGGEAGVEGEEVVPLAKENVATP is encoded by the exons ATGGCAACAGTAACAGCCTCACACTTTATATCAAGAACTTCTCATGTCAACCCTGCTGGATCAGAAACTAGACCAAATGTCACTCAGATAGGCTTGAAGAACCAAACTATGACCCACAGTGGTTTAAGGTCTTTGAACATGGTGGATAGGCTGCAAATGAGAACCCAAGTAAAAGCCCTAGCCAGAGAAGCCAGTTCAAACGGGCCTACAGCTGTGAATGACAAACCCTCAAACAAGATTGTTTGCAGCCAAGGAATGAACTTGGTTTTTGTGGGAGCTGAGGTTGGCCCCTGGAGTAAAACTGGTGGACTTGGTGATGTTCTTGGAGGACTACCCCCAGCAATGGCT GCTAGAGGACACAGAGTAATGACAGTCTCTCCTCGTTATGACCAGTACAAAGATGCATGGGATACAAGTGTTGTGGTGGAG ATTAATGTTGGGGATAAAGTTGAAACTGTTAGATTCTTCCACTGCTACAAACGAGGTGTCGATCGTGTCTTTGTGGATCACCCACTGTTCCTGGCGAAG GTATGGGGCAAAACTGGATCCAAAATCTATGGACCTGTGGCAGGAACCGATTATCAGGATAACCAACTTCGATTTAGTTTGTTGTGCAAG GCTGCTCTTGAGGCGCCAAGGGTTCTGAATTTAAACAGTAGCAAACATTTCTCAGGACCATATG GAGAGGATGTACTCTTCATTGCCAATGACTGGCACACTGCTCTTCTGCCGTGTTACCTGAAGACCATTTACAAACCTATGGGTATTTACAAAACTGCTAAG GTTGTCTTTTGCATCCACAACATTGCATATCAAGGCAGATTTTCATTCTCAGActtctcacttctcaatttGCCAAGTGAATTCAGGAGTTCTTTCGACTTTATAGACGG GTATGAAAAGCCTGTGAAGGGAAGGAAAATCAATTGGATGAAGGCCGGAGTGCTAGAGTCAGATAGGGTCCTAACTGTGAGCCCATACTATGCTCAGGAACTTATGTCGGGAGTTCAAAAGGGTGTTGAATTGGATAACATCATTCGTAAAACTGGCATCACTGGGATTGTAAATGGCATGGATGTTCAAGAGTGGAACCCTGCCTCAGATAAATACATTGATGTCAGATACAATGCCACAACT GTTATGGTTGCAAAACCCTTGCTGAAGGAAGCCCTTCAGGCTTATGTTGGTTTGCCCGTTGACAGGAACGTCCCTTTGTTTGGCTTTATTGGTAGACTAGAAGAGCAGAAAGGTTCTGATATTCTAGCGGCAGCTATTCCAAAGTTCATTGGAGAGAATGTTCAGATAGTAATCCTC GGAACTGGCAAGAAGGCCATGGAAAAGGAGATCCAACAGCTGGAGACATTGTTCCCCGGCAAAGCTGTAGGAGTAGCGAAGTTCAATATCCCCTTGGCCCACATGATTATAGCTGGAGCTGATTTCATGTTGATCCCTAGTAGATTCGAACCATGTGGTCTAATTCAGTTACATGCCATGCGATATGGAACG ATCCCTGTTGTTGCCTCAACCGGTGGACTTGTCGACACTGTCAAAGAAGGTTACACAGGATTTCAAATGGGAGCCTTCAATGTTGAA TGTGAAGCAGTTGATCCATTAGATGTGATAAAAATAGCAAAAACTGTCGTTAAAGCTGTTGCAATCTATGGCACTGCTGCCATGAAAGAAATGATCCAGAATTGCATGGCCCAAGAACTTTCCTGGAAG GGTCCAGCTAGACTGTGGGAAAAGATTCTGTTGAACCTGGATGTTGCTGGCGGTGAAGCCGGTGTTGAAGGGGAGGAAGTTGTTCCTCTTGCCAAGGAAAATGTTGCCACTCCCTGA
- the LOC120016800 gene encoding ubiquitin carboxyl-terminal hydrolase 9-like, producing the protein MTIPDSMFMLENAGSCLPCTPEEELKIVTDLTNKAESHLKEGDLHYVVSKRWFSSWRRYVGINDDSDHGQSSDSHYMDVIPSKAGNRPAPIDNSDIVQSGSDSEGDEPELRRSLEEELDYVLVPQEVWEKLVEWYKGGPALPRKLILVGNTFGVEVYQLSLNLIDSRDNSQSTIRLSKKASLCELYEKVCTLKKIEKEKICLWDYFNKEKNASLPVSNQTLEDSHLQMDQDILLVLTADGLHSSRLSVDSMGNELALVPLEPSRSSMSIAGGPTMSNGHSTGYGLNLYPGSSLNSSSTDVDDGYNIYGSTRKEERGGLAGLQNLGNTCFMNSALQCLVHTPPLVEYFLQDYSEEINTKNPLGMHGELALAFGELLRRLWSSGRTTIAPRVFKGKLARFAPQFSGYNQHDSQELLAFLLDGLHEDLNRVKQKPYIEMKDSDGRFDEEVADECWRNHKARNDSVIVDVCQGQYKSTLVCPVCKKISITFDPFMYLSLPLPSTLMRMMTVTVFCGDGSGLPMPYTVTVPKHGYIKDLIQALSTACCLKSDETLLIAEIYDHHVYGYYERGSEQLASIKDDEHVVAYRFRKGEAKTRLEIVHRFREKYKSDTVKGSERKCFGTSLVAYLKENPVSGADIEVAVSTVLSPLRRIRSPANTCNGKENGFPSEVVEELLESCNAQSISRDQPMENVEIGGSLNQELSFQLFLTDDRLMKCIPILRDSVLKSEGVMKVYLDWTEKEQELYDANYLKDLPEVYKQGYTAKKTRQESISLFSCLEAFLTEEPLGPDDMWYCPRCKEHRQATKKLDLWMLPDILVFHLKRFSYSRYLKNKLDTFVNFPIYNLDLTKYVKSMDGQSYMYELYAISNHYGGLGGGHYTAYAKLIDDNRWYHFDDSHVSPVTEADIRTSAAYVLFYKRVKSGTKSGLGETSQSHRSS; encoded by the exons ATGACGATTCCGGATTCGATGTTCATGTTGGAGAACGCAGGGAGTTGCTTGCCTTGCACGCCAGAAGAGGAGTTAAAGATTGTCACGGACTTGACCAACAAGGCtgaatctcacttgaaggaGGGAGACTTACATTACGTGGTTTCAAAAAG GTGGTTTTCAAGCTGGCGGAGGTATGTTGGAATAAATGATGACTCAGATCATGGTCAATCTTCTGATTCACATTATATGGATGTGATTCCTTCGAAGGCGGGCAATAGGCCTGCTCCTATTGATAATTCAGATATAGTTCAAAGCGGGAGTGATTCTGAGGGTGATGAACCTGAGCTCCGGAGATCATTAGAAGAAGAGTTGGACTATGTTTTAGTCCCTCAAGAAGTTTGGGAAAAGCTTGTTGAGTG GTACAAAGGAGGACCAGCTTTACCAAGAAAGTTGATTTTAGTGGGAAATACCTTCGGTGTGGAGGTTTACCAGCTTTCTCTTAATTTGATCGATTCCAGGGATAATAGCCAATCAACCATTCGTTTGAGCAAAAAg GCTTCATTATGCGAGCTTTACGAGAAGGTGTGCACACTTaaaaagattgagaaagaaaag ATCTGTTTATGGGACTACTTTAATAAGGAGAAGAATGCATCTTTACCTGTTTCAAACCAAACATTGGAGGACTCACATTTGCAGATGGACCAAGAT ATTCTCTTGGTGCTGACAGCTGACGGACTTCATTCTTCTCGGTTGAGTGTGGATTCTATGGGAAATGAATTAGCTTTGGTACCTCTGGAACCTTCTAGGTCATCCATGTCAATCGCAGGGGGACCAACCATGTCAAATGGTCACTCGACAGGCTATGGTTTAAATCTGTATCCAGGAAGTTCTTTAAACTCATCATCGACAGATGTAGATGATGGATATAACATCTATGGCTCcacaagaaaagaagagagaggaggTTTGGCTGGGTTGCAGAATTTGGGAAATACTTGCTTTATGAATAGTGCCCTACAGTGCTTAGTTCATACACCCCCTCTTGTTGAGTATTTCTTGCAAGATTACTCAGAAGAGATCAACACCAAAAACCCTTTAGGAATGCAT GGTGAGCTTGCACTCGCCTTTGGAGAACTCTTGAGGAGGTTGTGGTCTTCAGGGCGAACTACTATTGCACCACGGGTATTTAAGGGGAAACTTGCTCGATTTGCTCCCCAGTTCAGTGGTTATAACCAACATGATTCTCAA GAACTTCTTGCCTTTTTACTGGATGGGCTGCATGAGGATTTGAATCGTGTTAAACAAAAGCCGTACATTGAAATGAAAGACTCAGATGGTCGTTTCGATGAGGAAGTTGCGGATGAGTGTTGGAGGAATCATAAGGCTCGGAATGATTCCGTGATTGTGGATGTTTGCCAA GGTCAGTACAAGTCTACGTTAGTTTGTCCAGTTTGCAAGAAAATCTCAATTACATTTGACCCCTTCATGTACTTGTCATTGCCATTACCTTCGACTCTCATGCGGATGATGACTGTGACAGTCTTCTGTGGAGATGGAAGCGGTCTTCCTATGCCATACACTGTGACAGTTCCAAAGCATGGTTACATTAAAGATCTTATCCAGGCATTGAGTACCGCGTGCTGTTTGAAGAGTGACGAGACCCTTCTGATTGCAGAG ATCTATGATCACCATGTTTATGGATATTATGAAAGGGGTTCAGAACAATTGGCCTCAATCAAGGATGATGAACATGTAGTGGCCTATCGGTTTAGAAAAGGGGAAGCGAAAACCAGACTTGAAATTGTTCATCGATTCCGGGAAAA GTATAAATCGGACACTGTAAAGGGAAGTGAGAGGAAGTGTTTCGGAACATCATTGGTTGCATATTTGAAAGAAAACCCTGTAAGTGGAGCTGATATTGAAGTAGCTGTTTCTACAGTGctgtcacctttgagaagaattCGCTCGCCTGCTAATACTTGTAATGGCAAAGAAAATGGCTTTCCTTCTGAAGTTGTTGAGGAATTACTGGAGAGCTGCAATGCTCAGTCAATATCAAGAGACCAGCCTATGGAAAATGTAGAAATAGGGGGCTCATTGAACCAGGAGTTATCTTTCCAGCTCTTTCTAACTGATGATCGCTTGATGAAGTGCATTCCTATTCTAAGGGATTCTGTTTTGAAATCTGAAGGAGTTATGAAGGTTTACCTGGACTGGACTGAAAAGGAACAGGAGTTATATGATGCCAACTATCTGAAGGATCTTCCAGAGGTTTACAAGCAAGGGTACACGGCAAAGAAAACTCGGCAGGAAtccatttctcttttttcttgctTGGAAGCTTTCTTGACGGAGGAACCTCTTGGCCCCGATGACATGTG GTACTGCCCTAGATGCAAAGAACACAGACAAGCCACCAAGAAGCTTGACCTTTGGATGTTGCCAGATATTCTAGTTTTTCACCTAAAACGGTTCTCGTACAGTAGATACCTGAAGAACAAACTCGATACCTTCGTGAATTTCCCTATCTACAATCTTGATTTGACGAAATATGTGAAAAGTATGGATGGGCAATCATATATGTATGAGCTGTATGCTATCAGTAATCATTATGGTGGTCTTGGGGGTGGACATTACACTGCATATGCTAAG TTGATCGACGACAATAGGTGGTATCATTTTGATGACAGCCATGTTTCTCCAGTTACTGAAGCTGATATCAGGACTTCAGCTGCCTATGTATTATTCTATAAGAGAGTAAAAAGTGGAACAAAGTCAGGATTAGGAGAGACATCGCAGAGCCATAGAAGTTCTTGA
- the LOC120016613 gene encoding uncharacterized protein LOC120016613, which produces MALVSVFLEILQRPTIGDVLSDLMILIAPLWIAVIVGVLVGWMWKPTWANLGREMLKSSISKASKETASSSSERPMSFGSFPMLNSLKFQLPCYIPWTSDDGVPKEDLSVPPTNLSDWSGTSSELEKEKPGLVNGDDLEHLCKLVDVTDGGPGWIHMMDRSTSTMTFQAWRRDPETGPPQYRSSTIFENANPEMMRDFFWDDEFRLKWDDMIVSAETLEECPATGNMVVRWVRKFPFFCSDREYIIGRRIWESGHLYYCVTKGVPCSTVPRSNKPRRVDLYYSSWCIRAVESKRGNGQLACEVLLFHHEDMGIPWEIAKIGVRQGMWGTAKKIGIGFRAYQKERASDASLSRCAFMAQINTKVSTEYLRSLERSSSGSSDDEVKDSSEKPLGRNIPKLAVVGGAVVLACCLDRGLLTKAVIFGVARRFANIGRRL; this is translated from the exons ATGGCTCTGGTTTCTGTTTTTCTGGAGATTTTGCAAAGACCTACAATTGGGGATGTTTTGAGTGACCTAATGATATTAATAGCTCCTTTATGGATTGCGGTTATCGTTGGTGTTCTTGTTGGGTGGATGTGGAAGCCGACATGGGCCAATTTGGGTAGGGAAATGTTGAAATCCTCCATCTCGAAGGCGTCTAAGGAGACTGCGTCTTCATCTTCGGAAAGACCGATGAGTTTTGGTTCATTTCCGATGTTGAATTCATTGAAGTTTCAGTTGCCATGTTACATTCCCTGGACGTCAGATGACGGGGTTCCAAAAGAGGATTTATCTGTTCCACCTACCAACCTGTCTGATTGGAG TGGGACTTCATCCGAGCTCGAAAAGGAAAAACCGGGACTTGTGAATGGAGATGATTTAGAGCATTTATGTAAGCTTGTAGATGTTACAGATGGAGGTCCTGGTTGGATTCATATGATGGATCGTTCAACCTCGACAATGACCTTTCAAGCCTGGCGGAGAGATCCTGAG ACTGGTCCTCCACAATATCGTAGCAGTACCATCTTTGAGAATGCTAACCCAGAGATGATGAGAGATTTCTTTTGGGATGACGAGTTTAGATTGAAATGGGATGACATGATTGTCTCTGCTGAAACTTTGGAGGAGTGCCCCGCTACAGGAAACATGGTGGTTCGTTGGGTACGCAAG TTTCCCTTCTTTTGTAGCGACAGAGAATACATTATCGGGCGCAGAATTTGGGAATCAGGACACTTGTACTATTGTGTTACAAAG GGAGTACCCTGCTCCACTGTGCCTAGAAGCAACAAACCAAGACGTGTTGATTTGTACTATTCGAGTTGGTGTATCCGTGCTG TTGAATCAAAAAGGGGGAATGGCCAGCTCGCCTGTGAGGTGTTACTGTTCCATCATGAAGACATGGGTATTCCTTGGGAAATTGCTAAAATCGGAGTGCGGCAGGGTATGTGGGGAACTGCGAAAAAGATTGGCATTGGCTTTCGTGCATATCAGAAGGAGAGAGCATCAGATGCTTCACTCTCACGTTGTGCTTTCATGGCTCAAATCAACACTAAAGTGAGTACAGAGTACTTGAGATCCTTGGAGAGGAGTTCAAGTGGTTCATCAGATGATGAAGTGAAGGATTCGTCTGAGAAACCATTGGGAAGGAACATACCTAAGCTGGCTGTTGTGGGTGGTGCAGTAGTCCTTGCTTGTTGTCTTGACCGGGGGCTCTTGACTAAAGCAGTTATATTTGGAGTAGCCCGAAGATTTGCAAATATTGGAAGGAGATTGTAA